In Magnetococcales bacterium, the sequence AATCGGGCGTGGCTGACTTCCAGGATGCCGTGGTTTTCCGGGGCGGTCTCTTCGGCGACGTGAAACAGACGGTAGATGAGACTCTTGAAGGGATGGGAGGCGAATTGGCTCAGGGGCTTGTGTTCCAGATAGTCCAGCTCCACCTCGGTGATGTGGAACACGATATCCCGGCTGAGGGTTTGCACCCGTTGCAACTCCCGGGAGACCAGCTCCGGCGAGCCGTGGTCCAACTGGAAGAGCAGTTGAAAGGCCGTCTGGTGAAACTGCTGGTGTGCCGCGATCAGTTGCCGCACCGAACCGTAGTGTTGCATGGATTGAAAGGCTTCCCCGTTCAGCCACAAGCCGAGTTCGCACTCCTCGTGAGTCTGGAGGTGAACGGCGGGGCGCTTTTTCAGCGCCATCTCCTCCAGTTCCGTTTCCCAGACCAGGTGGGCCATACGGGCAATGCCGAGATCGATCCGTTGCATGCGCATTCCTCGTCAGGAGTGGAGGGGGGACGTGGTGGCGCCGTTTCCCAGGGGAATGACCCGAATCTCCTCTCCGATGGACTGTTCCAGGGCAATCTGGCTGTTGTCCACCTGGATCACCAGGGCGGGATAGTGTTGTTGCACGCAAAGCGTTGCCCCGGGGACCAGACCGATGTGCAGCAGTTTCTGCAAGCGGGAGGTTTCGTGGGTGTTGAGGAAAACGATGCGTGCCTCCTGCCCCTTGGCCAGTTGTGTCAGGGGGATGACGGCGGATTCGACGCTTTTTTTGGCTTCCAGACAGCAGGCGCCTTCCGGAATGGGGATGCCGTGGGGGCAGAAGCGGGGATGGCCCAACAGGGTGCAGATGGCTTCCACCAGCTCCGGGGCCAGGATGTGTTCGAATTCGCAGGCGGAGGTTTCGGTCTCCTCGGGGCTCTTGCCCAGTACGTCGACGATCAGCCGTTCAGCCAGGCGGTGGCGTCGCACCAGACCCCGGGCTTTTTCCATGCCTTCGGGGGTCAGGATGATGGCCTCGCCTTCCAGTCGCAAAATGCCGTTGCTGGCGAACTCGCGCAGGTAGCCCTTGTAGACGCCGGTGGGGTCGTGTTGTTGCAACGCCGGCACGGTCAGCTCGTAGAACTCGTGCAGACGCCACAGCATCTCCAGCAGTTCGTCTTTGTTGCGCATCGATTCGAGATTCATCGTGTTTCCTTATGCCAGCTGAAGCAGAAAGTTTACCAGCCCGCCCACCAGAACCGCCAGGACGATGATGACCACGTTCATGGAGATGGCCCAGCGGGCCCCGACCTCCTTGATCATCATCAGGGTATTGGAGGCACAGGGAATGAAGAGGGTCATCACCACCAGACCGACGACGATCTGTTCGAAGCTGAGTTCTCCGGCGTCCACCATATCTTTGAAATAGACCGCGCCCACCTCCCGGCGGGAGAGGACCAGGATGAAGACCTCGGTAACCTTGTCCGGCAGGGAGAGGAACCCGGTGACCATGGGGTGAAAGAAGGTTTTGAGTCCCTGCAGAATGCCGCTGTTGTCGAAGACGAACATCATGACCGCAGCGGCCATGAACATGGGGGTGGCCTCCAACAGAAACCATTTGACGCGGTAGTAGGTCTTTTTGACCACGTTGACGGGATCGGGCAGGCGGAAGGGGGGCAGCTCCAGGATGAACTCGGCGCCTTTGCCCTGCCGGGTGCCGATGAGGCGGTTGAGGATCACGCCGCAGAGGATCTGGGTGCCGGCGACGGCGCTCAGTACGATGAGCAGGGCCGAAAAGGGCACGGTGGCGAGAATGGCCATCATGATGCCCAACTGCACGGCGCAGGGCATGCCCAGGGCGATGAGGAACACCGCCATCAGACGCTCCTTGCGGGTTTCCAGGATGCGGCTGGTCAGGGTGGCCATGGTGTTGCAGCCGGTGCCCAGCACCAGGGGCAGCACCGCCTTGCCGGACAAACCGAACGGTCCCAGGCTGCGGTTGGCCAGCACGCTCAGGTTGGGCAGGTAGCCGGAATCCTCCAGAAGGTTCATGATCAGGAAGAAGACCAGCAGAATCGGCACCACCGTGACCATGGCGTTGAACAACCCCATGGTCAACAGCCCGAAATTGCCCACCAGAAAGGCGTTGAGAAAGGGGTTTTCGACCCAGCCGCCGATGGTTTCGGCCAGGGGCTTGAAGATCCAGCCGTCGAGGGCGGCGGCCATTTCGCCCGAAATGACCACCACACCGTGAAAGGTCAGCCAGAGAATGGCCAGGAAGATCGGCCAGCCCAGCAGGGGATGCCGCGAAGCTTCCGCCAGACGTTGCGACACGGTGTGGAGAGCTACCGAGGCTTTGCGGGTCACCTGGCGGGTCAGCTTTTCGGCCCACTCCTCGCGGGATTGGAAGACACGCATCTGCAGGGAGCCGGGGGAGTGTTTCCAATGCGCCTCCCGCAGGATCTCCCGGACTTTGGGAGCCATCTCCGGGCCGAAATGGGTTTCCGGAAAGCGGGAGGAGAGGGAGGGGTCGAGCAGGGTGCGCAGAAGATGACCTTTCGATGGTCTTTTGCCGCTGTCGAAGAGATTGGCCAGACGGGTCAGGTTCTGCTCCACGTCCTCGGGGTAGCAAACGGCCTCGACCGGAACCGAGGGGGATTGCAACAGGCTCAACACCTTTTTCAGGCCGATGCCGTGGCTGGCGTCGCTCTCCACCACCGGCAGACCCAACTCCCGGGAGAGGGTGACGCAGTCGATGACGATGCCCCGGCGAGCCGCCTCGTCCGCCTTGTTGAGGCAGAAGACCGTGGGAATGCCGAGTTCCTGAATCTGGGCCAGGAGAATCAGGCTTTGTTTGAGGCGCAGGGCGTCGCCGCAGAAGAGGATGCGACACGGGCGCTCCTCCAGCAGCAGGGCGATGGTGGCCTCCTCATCCCGGCTCATGGCGCTGAGGGAGGAGATGCCGGGGGTGTCGACGCACTCCACCGGGTGGCCATGCAGCACGATGCGC encodes:
- the feoB gene encoding ferrous iron transport protein B gives rise to the protein MSMSATLATPLPFPVPARQSDCTNKLVIVGPANSGKSTLFNAIAQTYAMVANYPQTTVTLNHKRIVLHGHPVECVDTPGISSLSAMSRDEEATIALLLEERPCRILFCGDALRLKQSLILLAQIQELGIPTVFCLNKADEAARRGIVIDCVTLSRELGLPVVESDASHGIGLKKVLSLLQSPSVPVEAVCYPEDVEQNLTRLANLFDSGKRPSKGHLLRTLLDPSLSSRFPETHFGPEMAPKVREILREAHWKHSPGSLQMRVFQSREEWAEKLTRQVTRKASVALHTVSQRLAEASRHPLLGWPIFLAILWLTFHGVVVISGEMAAALDGWIFKPLAETIGGWVENPFLNAFLVGNFGLLTMGLFNAMVTVVPILLVFFLIMNLLEDSGYLPNLSVLANRSLGPFGLSGKAVLPLVLGTGCNTMATLTSRILETRKERLMAVFLIALGMPCAVQLGIMMAILATVPFSALLIVLSAVAGTQILCGVILNRLIGTRQGKGAEFILELPPFRLPDPVNVVKKTYYRVKWFLLEATPMFMAAAVMMFVFDNSGILQGLKTFFHPMVTGFLSLPDKVTEVFILVLSRREVGAVYFKDMVDAGELSFEQIVVGLVVMTLFIPCASNTLMMIKEVGARWAISMNVVIIVLAVLVGGLVNFLLQLA
- a CDS encoding CZB domain-containing protein produces the protein MQRIDLGIARMAHLVWETELEEMALKKRPAVHLQTHEECELGLWLNGEAFQSMQHYGSVRQLIAAHQQFHQTAFQLLFQLDHGSPELVSRELQRVQTLSRDIVFHITEVELDYLEHKPLSQFASHPFKSLIYRLFHVAEETAPENHGILEVSHARLMHLRWSRELLRAFHHWGREADLGSDRTCAVGIWIHGVGLATGQYPEMIQELDRIHQQFHAKAEETVRLLRRKNIPGSENAYKEVVSLGREVLYLLTKIEVAFLKSENVTSPINLWN
- a CDS encoding metal-dependent transcriptional regulator, which codes for MNLESMRNKDELLEMLWRLHEFYELTVPALQQHDPTGVYKGYLREFASNGILRLEGEAIILTPEGMEKARGLVRRHRLAERLIVDVLGKSPEETETSACEFEHILAPELVEAICTLLGHPRFCPHGIPIPEGACCLEAKKSVESAVIPLTQLAKGQEARIVFLNTHETSRLQKLLHIGLVPGATLCVQQHYPALVIQVDNSQIALEQSIGEEIRVIPLGNGATTSPLHS